The Chrysiogenia bacterium genome contains the following window.
ACCAACCGCCGCTCGTGGCGCAATCTGGGAAGGGTGCTCTTCGGTCGCAACGGGATCCTTCGACTGACGGCGCCGCGCCTTGCCACCTATGCGCGGCGGGGCTTTCACCCCTGGCACCATGACAACTACGCGCTCATCCAGGCCTGGAAGGCCCAGTTCGCCGGCAGTTATGCGGTGGTCTGAGGGGGCAACCCGGGCGAAACCCCGATGGCGCTGAAAAGCCTGCTGAGGGGCATCAGCGCCCCCAATACGGCCGAAGCCGCGGCCCCGGACGCGGATCTTTTGCCTTGACAGCGATAGATGTATCGGTGAACATGTGTTCAGTGAGCGGCGCGGGCGAGCCTGGCCGGGAGCAGGAGCGAAAATCATGGAAAGCAATGACTTCGACGTACTGATCATCGGCGCGGGCATCTCCGGCATCGGGGCCGCCTGTCACCTGGCGCGCGAGTGTCCGAACAAGAACGTCGCCATTCTCGAACGGCGCGA
Protein-coding sequences here:
- a CDS encoding metal-dependent hydrolase — translated: WLWHAVEETEHKAVAFDVFRAVGGSEARRLWGVPLTVVGIGPMAIGVFLYLATADKQLTNRRSWRNLGRVLFGRNGILRLTAPRLATYARRGFHPWHHDNYALIQAWKAQFAGSYAVV